tttttttcgtGGCGGCCTCCACATGACAGAAGTGACTGGTTAGGTTTAAAATctttgcaaaaaataaaaaagtaaataaaaaaaaatggctgtaAAATTGTGCATTTTGGTGaatacgtgcgtgtgtgtgtgtgtgtgtgtgatcctgtTTATACTGAATCTGTGCGTGAAAACAACTCAGCGCCAAACTATTTTCTGTacaatttcaaagtaaaattgtcttttttcttcacGAGAAACTATGCGTTTgtgcttaaaaacaaaacaaaaactacccTTCCTGAATAAACATCAAAATGAAATTTCTGGTTCAGTCTTTACAAAATGGCGGCATCTCGGATCGCAGTAGAAACCAAACTCTACACGTACgtgtttgtgcctgtgtagGTTTTCAAGAggtaacatttgaaatgttcaaTCCAAGTAAATACGTCTTAAAAATGAGGAGATTTGTAGCGGCGGACGACAGTCGCGCCACATTTCTGCGCCTTTCCCATGatgcagttctagcacgactcagTTTGGCATCAGTCACAAtgtcgttttccatgactttgTAGCTCCtccttaacgtgggcggagtcatcatggCACAGCTACTGAAACTGCCTTGACTTGCGGGATTTTTAACTCTTTACATGAGCGAAAGAGCgaaatttttacatcattttaaccAGACGCAGCTACGTCACGAAAAGGCACCGCCGTGAAATTcctccacttgaaacttcagtGCAGTTCCAGAAGGCAAAAAAGTTTACagctctcttcttctcctgcatctacaGCAATACCTCAAAAACTAACCATggtatcaatcaatcaatcatcaatcaCATTGAATATGTTCAAAAgtgttctaaaataatgttcctttcacttttatttatatgtatatatatatatatatatatatatatatatatatatatatatatatatatatatatatatatgtgtgtctatatatatatatatatatatatatatacatatatagatatatatacacatatatgtatatacacacatatagatatatatacatatataaatatatatacacatatatatatatatacacacatatatatgtgtatacatatatatatacacacatatacatatatatatatatacacacatatatatatatatacatacacacacacacacatatatatatgtgtgtgtatatatatatatacacacatatatatacacatatatatatatatatatacacatatacatatatacacatatacacatatacacatttatatacacatatacatatatatatacatatatacatatatatatacatatatatatatatgtatatatgtatatatatatatatgtatatatatatatacacacacacacacacatacacatacatatacacatatatagatatataaaaaaaaaaccaccaggtaccaggttctatcactcattgaaaaccaaaaaaaagaaaaaaaaagagccaagtTTGAGCCGAGCCGAGCTAGAACTGTagaatggaaaagtgccaaaagtGAGGCAGCTGTTGAAGCACATATATTTGTTCATATCTGTTGataaagacataaaagacacatttttgtatAAACAGGGAAACAATTTGAAAAAGCAGATTCAGGGATACATTCTCTCAAAAATGACGATTTCTCTGCGAGGAAATCCAGGAGACTTTTCTGAGACGAGTGAAAATGCACCCGCAGAGACGGAGCCACACtgtttctcttgtgtgtgtgtgtgtgtgtgtgtgtgtgtgtgtctgtagctTATTTTGCAGCAGCTGTGAAAGACGTGTGTTTTGCTCGTCCTAACCCAAACACCggtttccctcctcctccaccaccgtCCGTGGTAAACAAGTAAACTAGTTCCACTCTTCACATTGCCGCAAAAAAGCAGCTCAGGTAGAACATGAAGTCGCTCCCCGCGTGTCACGACGCATCActcgtccgtccgtctgtccgtccgtaAGACCGAGGGTGGAAGGAATGGGAGGAGAAACTGACGGACGCAGTAACCAGAATCCGGTCCGTTACGTCCAAAAAAAAGCCAAATCCATTCAAGTCTCTTCACTCTTCTGTCACGAGTCTCACCTCTTGGTCCCGGATCAGGAGATTTGTTTTATGAAGTCAGAGCGGACGTGCTGTGGACGCCACAAGGGGGCGGTGTTTGTCAAGCCAGATCTGCACATACAGAtggaggacacgaggacaggaGGGTCAATCCCCAACGCTCCTCTTTACACATACACCGGCTCACAGCCCTCGCCctgctccccctcctcttcatcctcctcctcgatgtcgtcctcctcctcttcctcctcctcctcctcctgctgctgctgctgctgctgctgctcctcgtcctcctcctccgggCCCATGCAGATGCCCGGCGGCATCTCGGTGGCCTCCGGGGGCTTGGGGTAGCGGAAGGGGCAGCCGTTGTCGTCGAAGAACCGGCGGAAGGTGAACTCGTAGAAGGCGTGCTCCGGGTGCTTGCCGTGCGGCGAGCAGAGCATGTCCAGCGCACGCGTGCTGTCGCCGCTGTCGCTCCACGCCCCGGGgccgccctcctcctccaccggGTCAAAGTTGGACGTGTCCATCGGGTGTGCGATCTTGGGCCGGTAGGGGGCCGGCTGCTGCCGCAGGTTGCTGGAGAAGTCCATCTCGGTGAAGAAGGGGTGGGCCTTGATCTCGCCGGCGCCGTTGGCGCCCAGGCGCTCCTCGGCCGAGCAGCAGAGGCGCGCAATGATGTCGACGGACTCCGGACTCAGTTTGACCTGCGCAGGCACCTGTAGCGTGCTCTCCCAGTTTATCACCTGTGGACGGAGAGACAGAATACATGAGGTTACCACGGTTACACGATCATTCCCGCCCTCCCGATTTGACTTAAAGATCCAGTACGTAACATTTAGAgtggtttattggcagaacaatTTCATACCAAGAAAATATCGATCTCTCAGTAAAAACTTATCACGTCAAAGCGTTAAAATACAGCGGagacggacttttcacaggaggcagatttttggcgcttttccactacacggATTCAGCACAGCGCAGCTCggtatggttttccatgactttgTAGaacctcctcaaagtgggcggagtcatagTCATAGTAACGGCTGCGTGAAACAGCCGCGACGCTGGTTTTCTACACgacactaaaacacaaactagtgacttgtaaagcagtcgtTTTCAGGCGTAAacgaatcattagaatcagttacattaaaaagacttgttcactgaatcgttcagtacttctgcATGACACTAGATACACCACtgacagactcctctgttaaatactgacatttcctttgctaaatgtcggagattaacgcacgttttcaggGAATTTTAAGTCCGAAACCGATCTACGGTTCGTTCATTGTCGGCTTTGATTCTCACGTCGGACGTCGCAGCTCacgactcttcctgtgacgtcGACGTTACATTTTTAGTATCGGGTCAGCTCGTTTAGAACCTCAGGTACTGTCAccgatggaaaagcaaaaaaaaacaaagcgagTCGGAAACTACGTCGCGGAAAAGCGCCATTATTCTCTCAtggtcctcctcttcctcacatacacagCGAGAGATATTCACGTCCATGTTGAGaacacagtttttctcttcttcactgACCTTAATCTGAGTCTCAGTGGGTGTGGAGGCCAGGAAGGGCGGCTGTCCCACCAGCATCTCAAACAGGATCACTCCCACGCTCCACCAGTCGCACAGCTGAGTGTAACCTGCACACAGACGCCAAAAATAATCCCACACTGTGCCGACACTTCGCAGATTAACAACGCTTCTCTGCCgatgaaacaaaaaaaccccaccttTGCGCAGCAGCACCTCGGGCGCGATGTAGTTGGGCGTCCCCACCAGCGAGTGAGCGAGGCAGCGCTGGTGCTGCCGGTTGGCTCGCTGCTCCAGGGTCATCAGCCGGTCGCCGCAGCGACAGTTGGACACGTCGTCCCAGAAGTCGCTGGGCTCCATGCTGTCCTGTCGCACGTGGCTCCCTGAAGACACAAGATGGGGGACAAATGACGCACAACCGCTAAAACCTTCTCCGcgttctcctcccacagtccaaaaacagctttacgAGACACTCTGGACACGGAATTCTCAGATAAATCCCCGAAGCCTCACCTTTCTGGTAGTACTTGGAGTTGTGCGTCCAGCGGAAGCCCGTGCACAGGCCGAAGTCCGTCAGCTTGATGTGTCCGTCGCGGTCGATGAGGATGTTGTCCGGCTTGATGTCGCGGTGGATGAAGCCCATCTTGTGCACGCTCTCGATGGCCAGCGTCAGCTCGGCCACGTAGAAGCGCGCCAGCGGCTCCGGGAAGACGCCCATGCGGATGAGGAGGCTCATCATGTCCCCGCCGGGGATGTAGTCCATGACGAAGTAGAGGCTGTCGCGGTCCTGGAAGGAGTAGTAGAGGCGCACGACCCACTCGTTGTCCGCCTCCGCCAGGATGTCGCGCTCCGCCTTCACGTGAGCgacctgtttaaaaaaaaaaaacaacagatcatCAAGTAGTCgtttgaatttctttttcagCATCTTCTGTGCTCACAATTATCATGGTTCATAAACCCTTTTTCAAGgccaaattcaagcacttttaaaggtaattatttctgttttatcaTATTAAAAAGAGTTGGAATTTTGCTATAAATAATTCGGCCAATAAGCTATTTTGTGAGAGAAAGACGGTGAGTATTTCAAGCATTTTAAGCACTTTatccaaaattcaagcacttaaGCACCCGTACCAACCCCGAAATTTGTTGTGACATGCACGGACGCACATGGGCGTGTTCCGTGTCAAGATGGAAATaccacaaatgtttaaaattgaaaaAGTGCTTTTGATGCTCGgggcaaaaaagaagaagggggTCAATCTGGGGTCAATTTGTCCACTCTGGAATAAACAGAGAAGCTCAGGGTCCGTCCACACAGGGACGTGGTCTTTTCAAAAacatagcataataacctataaacaaagAGAACTCCTAATCCCCCCCCCCATTTCTGTTTATGATATGAACAACATGACATTTCCCGAGggaaaataagtgcaatttctaTAATATGATGcttaatttaccatttacacatgatCACGGTGCATTTATATGATTCTGAGACGGAATATTATAGTATTTCACAATTTGATTAGATTCTAAATTtttacaaattcatcctgcgggccggactggaccctctggtgggccgatTCTGGCCCgcaggccgtatgtttgacacccctggtttaatgtcgtagttcattcattcattcattcattaggaTCAAGTTGGAGTCATTATGACTCCATTGACTCGGTTTGTGACTGCGACTCCAAGCCCGTGACTACTTCCGGTCCGTTGAGCTGTCGCtcaaaaaaacttaaaagccaatcagcaggcagcttcataagccccgccccctgggtcagaatcgcaaacaaaaaaccgCGGCGAGTCGGAGCAAACAACATTCCCAATCATTGCCCTTACAGACTCAGGGAAGTGCATTAAAATGACCTGGTTGCGGTTGAGGACGTCTTTCTTGCGCAGCGTCTTCATGGCGTAGAGTGCGCCCGTGTCCACTTTGCGCGTGAGACAGACCTCGCCGAAGGCGCCGATGCCCAGCGTCTTGATCTTGACGAACATGGACTTGTCCATCTTGGCTCGGCGCAGCCGGTTGTAGTTGGACTCTTTCTGGTTCAGCATCTTCCTCATCTGCTCCTGCTCCGCCTCCGACAGACCGGCCTGAacaaagacgaagaagaagaagaagaagaagaagcgttAAGTGTTTCCAGTCACGACCTCGGGAATGCGTCACCGGTGACCTCTGATGTCAAATTGAACCCGGTTTTCTCCGACACAGCcgtctgctgtgtgtctgcCCGCCGTGTTTTTGTCTCCCGGAGGAAATTCTTTcagtctcttttttcttttctttttttaaagctgggTCAAAAAGGAGCAGAGGCCAAAGTCATGATTCAGGACAAGATCACGCAAACTGGAATGTGAACTCTGTGACTCCTCACACCGACACAAAAGTCTGGctgtctgtgaaaaaaaaaaagtccagaggGAGATATTTTTGGGGCGACGactcattaacacacacacacacacacacagacacacacacagacacacacacacacagacttttaaaCACACCATTAGCCACTAATTGCCTCAATTTTTCCAAAGCGTTTTGACAATATTCCTCTTCCATTgattttcaaactaaaaaaaaaaagcagccattAATTTACtttcctgtcaaaacaaaaattcCAGCGTCTTCAAGCGTCGCTTTAGGCAGTTACACAGAAAAATGTTAGAATTCACACGTTCATAGTTTCTTAACActcatgtttttatgtcttttactTACTAATCTGTGCAACTGTGGCTGTTCTTACgaataaagttggattgaatTGGATAAACACATTAGTATCTATAGCACTTTTGTAAGGATTATTAAAACTGTTGCtgcttaaaaagtaaaaagtaaaagaaaacattgattttcaaagtaaaaaaacaaaaacagccattCATTTactttcctgtcaaaataaaattccAGTTTATTCAGGCTTGTTCACAGTGTCTAAACACACTGATATCTGCTCTTTGTAAGAGTTACTAAAACTATTGCTgctaacaaagaaaagaaagtagtTTAAAGAAGTAAAAGCAACTTTCACAGAGTTTAACCTAAAACGAATATTGAAATATCAATTATTGATGGATAAATGAcctaattgtcaactattttgatcatttttcagcttcttaaatgtgaacagtgtctggtttctttgctcaaaaTAAGTTTGGGAAactgaccaaacaagtactcaattaataaagaaaaaacaaatttataTGATGGGtaaatgattttttaaatgattgggTAAAGCCGTGATTTCTACTTAAAACACAGATCTGAGGGCTTTTATTGGTAAAAAGCATCTACAATAATGTAAATCTGTAGAACATCGATTTGtatttaaagatgattttttttcttttacttaagATATAAAGCTTCTTCCATACTTCAATTATTTAAACGTCTGCATGTGGATGTGACACAACTGGCCCTTAacagttaaaatgttttgttttaatctgctttaatcCGTCAGATTAACGCAGCGAGTGAGCCGAGCTCTCCCCCCTCTCACCTTTGACATCTCTTGCTCCAGCTGGAGCCTGCGGTTGAGCTTCTGCTGGTGCGTCTTCATCACGTTCTCGATGTGCTGCTCCATGTAGAACTTGAACGCGAACGGCGAGTAGGTCTTGATGCGCGACTCGCGCTTCTCCTCGTCGCGTCCGTTCTTCCTCACGGGCACCGGCGACGTCTGGATCTGCTTCTTGTCCTTCACCGCCTTCTCCCCCTTGCCCAGCTtcgtcttctccttcacctgctgctgGCTCTCGTCTCCCCCCTTCCCACTCCCGCCGCTGCCCGTGCGCGCGCTCCTGGCCGCGGGGTTGCCGAGCTCCTGAGCGCCACACATGGCTCCGGCTCCCTCCAGGGGCCCCGACTCGATGAGCAGGTTCTTGGGGTACGGCGGCGGCGGGCAGCGTGGCTCCTGAGCAGGCTCGATGGGGTACGTCTCCTCGGGCATGTAGGCCAGAGGTTCTGCCGCATCCTGCCCCTGAGCCGTCATCCAGCCCGGGTGACACGGCCCCACGGCCGTTTTGGGCTCCGGCCTCATCACACGGATACTCTTGACCGGCTGCTGAATGGGCGGGGACGTCACGGCCGTGATGGTGTTCGGCGGCCCCAAGGACGAATCCTGTTTTCCTGCCGGAGGAGGCGCCGCCATCACAGGCCGGACACCGCTGGGGCCCGCAGAGCGACTGTTGAAGGAGTTGGTTCTGCTCGGGACGCGCACCTCCCCCCTGAACGGGCCCTGGGGCTGGGGTTGCCTGGCTTGAGGGGCCCCCTCAGGGCCTGGAGGCCCCGCCCAGTGGTGCTCATACAGGTCCAGGTTGAGGCTGGCCCTCGACGGCGTCATCAAGCTCTGTGGCAGATCGGAGAAGTCGGGGCCCATGGCTGCCACCCCACCCGGGGAACGGGACATCATGTGGACTTGGTGGGAGGTAGGGCTGGCCTGTCGGGGGTGGGAGTGCGGGGGCAGGTACAGGTTGGCGGGGTATCCTCCCCCTCCTGCGACTCCCGGCCCGTTCTGACCCATAGGCCCCTTCCCCTGCATGTTGACATAGTTGTCTTGTGGCGCTATGGGCGGCGGTGCCATCTTATTCTGAAAGGACGGGGTCCTTTTGACGCCGTAGCTGGCAGGCTCCATCATGTGAGGCCTGGCGTGACCGTAGTCGTAGTGGGGGCCGGGGAcagggccccctggtggctgtggCTGGAGTTGCAGGGGTTGGCCAGGGACGTTGTAGCTGATCATGGGCCCGTGCTGCTCCATACCCCCCGGGTAGCCCTTCTGCGGGGCCCCCGGTGGGTACATGGTGTTGCCCGGGTTGCTCTGGGGGGCCATGACCGGGGGATACGTTCCCATACTGGGGGGTCGACCCATCGGGTTCCCCATGGCCGGACCCTGCGATGCGCCAGACGGGGGCATCATGTAGTTCATTACAGGGGGGGCACTCATGTAGGGGCCCTCAGGGCCGTAACCACCTGCCCCATCGTACATGGGCGCCCCCATCTGGTGGTACGGAGGCATCGCGCCTGTGTCCCCTGCAGCGTCCATCGCAGGCCGGTGGTCCATGGTGTTTGGCATCCCAGCTTTTCCTACGAGGAGCAGGAGagacatatttaattttttatttttttatttttaaatgtaaatatcaacaaataaaCAGACTGAACTATTAGTTAGTATTTCATTTGTACCTGGTGACGTCTGTTTGATGACTCGGACGATGAGTTCGTTTCGAGGGTCGAGGTACCCCATCTTACTGATGTACTCTAGAGCAGCTTCGATGttcctgcttcctgtctgcTTCAGCGCCCGCACGGCCATTTCCTGTGAGCAACATCCACAAACAGAACAGTAGTGATGAGAAACTCTGACTCAAAACAGGAGACATTTGATCaaggacaaagagaaaaagacgaTAAACCTGGACTTTGAAATCGGTTGTATcgctgtgtgtctctgtctgtctgtgtgtgtgtgtgtgtgtgtgtgtgtgtgtctctttgtgtgcctTTGTCTGACTTTGAAATCGCTTTGAAATCGTTTGGCAccaaaaatgtgacattcaaaTGAAGACACGTCTTCAGTTGAGTATTTTTCCAttaattgcacaaaaaaaacacacatgtgcacgtCTACAACACACGAACATGAACACACAATCAGGTTAAATGTGTCTGACCTCAagtaaaaacagtcaaaataaaagcctcaaacacacacatgactcTGTAGGTGCTCAAACACCTGCATCCTCCTCACTTAGGGTCACGTTCctctgacttcctgtgtttcagAGGCAACGCCACATGAAACATGTCAACGAAAAAGTTATTTGAATCAAAATTTGGATAAAAAAACGAGTGTTTTATTAAGAATTTTAGATGAAAGGGGTcataaaaagtgtttaaaatctaattttgaATGGAAAATTAAGTTTTAGAGGCAATTCtgagaaataaaagtgtaaaaatgacaTTAGTAATAATACACTGATTGATTAAATAATATCAGCTGATGCAAATGATTAAAGAAATGGCAAAAATTCACAATTATTCTGTCAAACCTCCAGTTACAGACACAGAACTTTGAAGCGCAGACACAGATAAAGTCAAAGACTACACTGCTGGTGTCAGAAAAGTGAACCACAGAAGACAAAGAGTTAACGCAGACGAAGAATGTGATGACGGACTACATTAAAGACTTTCTTGTGTGGAGGCCAAATGTGAAATGTTGGACTTTcccatgaataataataataataataataataataatgttgaccTGACATCGTCTGGACGAGACAAGTGAAAACTGGATAAAATCACAAAGAAGCTGAAGTAAGGtccgtctctctgtgtgtgtgtgtgtgtgtgagagagagagctgtatCTGTAACCTCCCCTCTACCCTTTGACCTTTGCATCTTTCCCTCTCATATAAACCCTCACAGGTGGACGAGCATGAGGATCTCATCGTCCCACACCTGTCCAGTTACTCAGGTGGGTCACTGTGAAAGTCCACAGGTATGTAGGTCACGCTCAGCAGGAATGTAAAGGAGTGAATGTACGAAAGCTGGTCGTTCCTGTGGTTCCTCGTTTAAAGGTCGAATTTAATGAATATTACAGGAGCATCAGAAGACAACGTTATCAGCATCAGCAGAAGACAACGTTATCAGCATCAGCAGAAGACAACGTTCTCAGCATCAGAAGACAACGTTCTGAGCTTCAGAAGACAACGTTCTAAGCTTCAGAAGACAACGTCCTGAGCTTCAGAAGACAACATTCTGAGCATCAGAAGACAACTCAGAAGACAACATTCTGAGCATCAGAAGACAACGTTCTGAGCATCAGAAGACAACGTTCTCAGCTTCGAAGACAACATCCTGAGCATCAGAAGACAACGCTTCAGCTTCAGAAGAAAACATTCTGAGCATCAGAAGACAACGTTCTGAGCATCAGAGGACAACGTTCTCAGCTTCAGAAGACAACGTTCTGAGCTTCAGAAGACAACGTTCTGCCTTTATTACGAGGTccctgtacctaataaagtggcagctgAGTGTAGTTTTACATGGAGAAAAACCTccaataaaaaggttttcacaGGAATTCCTTCCATGTTATGAAGAGTGACTCATATATTCCACCTTATATGATGCAGTAAAGTCTTCAGAGACATTCGCGTCCTGTGTCTTCACTGcagtaaacatgtaaacaaacaaaatctgccaaaaacaGACCCACACCTACATGAGGAAAACCCCTTGAATGGCACATGACCTCACTGCAGAGACATGTCCAGTCTGaccagctgcacacacacacacacacacacacaaagccagcGCTGACCGGCGCCCCTGCTGGCCACACATGGATACAGaattatatatgtattaaaaaaaaaatttatacATGATATTACCTTCTTTTCACGgctccagttttttttatttaagaagcaaaaatggctcttttcatcGAGTTAAACAAATATCGTcatgtatcgtgatattattggtattataTGTATCGTGAGGCGTATACCCTGCGATTCACACCTCTAGTTTTCATGTTTTAGCCactatttatatacagtgttgtgtgtgtgtgtgtgtgtgtgtgtgtgtgtgtgtgtgtgtgtgtgtgtgtgtgtgaagaggacaaactgtgtgtgagtctttgCTTTACAGGAACCTTTAATTGgctgaaaagcagcagcaacagtgggCACAGTCAGCTCTGAAACGCCGGAAATTCCAAGGCCACACACTTTCTACGCctcatgttagtgtgtgtgtgtgtgtgtgtgttgtgtaggtGTAAATACACCAAAGCATGCCATGTGGACATGCCTAATTCAGTCTCCTCCCATCACAcattcatgtgcacacacacacacacttgagtttatattcagtttcctgtgtgtgtgtgtgtgtgtgtgtgtgttgcattccAGTGTAAGCATCAGACAGTGCTGACTGTTCTGTCCTTCACTctccctcgtcttcctcctgcTTCTCACACACAGTTAATCTCTTATTAATCCACACCTGATTTAATCTTATAAAAGAGGATTAAGTacgatgttaaaaaaaaaaaaaactgtagatgAAGTTTATAAAAAGGTTGTTTAGTTTAGTGAAGAGCCGTAAAAACGAGAGAAGAGAGAGGTAAATGGAGGATTATTTAGATCAGTGGTTCCAAAAGCCTGGGTCGCGACCCGTCTACGGGTGGCCAGAGAtattttttgggtccccaaaaacaaatttgctgcattttcacaactttttaagttaagttttatAAATATAGGTTTGAAATGatgtgcataaaatgaagttatacgtaattcatttaccaaacatgTTGAGGAAACACAGAGGCCATATTCAAACAGAACTTTaccaaaacaatatttttctttgtcattttttaattttaaaagtattttccCTTATCTGGGaccctttatttttttcttcaaaaaataGTATTGCAGTGTTCCAAAAAACGCTTGTTCTGTGTGAATAAAAAAGCCaataaaatttgaaaaaaataattttcaaaacaaattgaCTCTTTTGtctcaatgtatttatttgccatacagtaaatataaatagaaaactagctattaaatgtattaacttTGAGCATGGGAGTATTAAAGGACATTCAAAAGGTATTTCCTGTGCTTTTTAGACAATGGATAACAGATAGACAGGaagagaagataaaaaaaaaagatgtgtgagTCAcggaagactatgtccattatttataaaaaataatggaCATTTTCTTAACTTCATCTTTTCTATTTAGTAGAAAACCAGTGTTTGTAAACATAAGTGCAGATTAActcaaagaaataataaaataactcgTCTTTTTGGATTTCATGTGtgtttaggacattttctggcgtCAATGCTGACTTTTTCCAggcatggagaccaaaacctggtcctactgatGAGGCAGATTCCAATTTTCGGGGCACTAAATAAAGTTAGAAGTGagatttttattgtcattaggTTACGGGTTGGGAGTAACACGCTGTCCAAATCAATACaatgtcctaacaagaatagctgtcccaatctctgtgtgtgtgtgtgtgtgtgtgtgtgtgtgtgtgtgtgtgtgtgtgtggaagtgagCCCGGTGACCCCGGCTGTCATGGCGACAGATGTTCCTTGCTCACATTCCGCAAGACCAGGAAGAAGGAATCCAAGTTATTTGGAGTCAGGATCATCTCCGTTTCTGTGTCTTTCCGTGTCCACATTTTCACTCTGTGGTCACGATCGACAGAAAGGACGacttcttctaaaaaaaaaacgcacaaTCACCGGCCGACAAACTCGACTCTGTCCCAACAGACACACAATCCCCCCTCCCTTGACCAAATTCTTCTAAAACACATTCCCCTCAAATCAAAGCCACATGGAGGACGT
Above is a window of Solea senegalensis isolate Sse05_10M linkage group LG2, IFAPA_SoseM_1, whole genome shotgun sequence DNA encoding:
- the lats2 gene encoding serine/threonine-protein kinase LATS2 → MRPKTFPAAPYVGNTRQRLQEIKEGLKQPAKLVSQALHGGSSRGDGGGGSGRAPDCKSGKDAAGRQQQLRPPQKFNNYQNALREIRKSLMPFANESGPSSSSSSSSGSGHPAGAGEVNRQMLQELVNAGCDQEMAVRALKQTGSRNIEAALEYISKMGYLDPRNELIVRVIKQTSPGKAGMPNTMDHRPAMDAAGDTGAMPPYHQMGAPMYDGAGGYGPEGPYMSAPPVMNYMMPPSGASQGPAMGNPMGRPPSMGTYPPVMAPQSNPGNTMYPPGAPQKGYPGGMEQHGPMISYNVPGQPLQLQPQPPGGPVPGPHYDYGHARPHMMEPASYGVKRTPSFQNKMAPPPIAPQDNYVNMQGKGPMGQNGPGVAGGGGYPANLYLPPHSHPRQASPTSHQVHMMSRSPGGVAAMGPDFSDLPQSLMTPSRASLNLDLYEHHWAGPPGPEGAPQARQPQPQGPFRGEVRVPSRTNSFNSRSAGPSGVRPVMAAPPPAGKQDSSLGPPNTITAVTSPPIQQPVKSIRVMRPEPKTAVGPCHPGWMTAQGQDAAEPLAYMPEETYPIEPAQEPRCPPPPYPKNLLIESGPLEGAGAMCGAQELGNPAARSARTGSGGSGKGGDESQQQVKEKTKLGKGEKAVKDKKQIQTSPVPVRKNGRDEEKRESRIKTYSPFAFKFYMEQHIENVMKTHQQKLNRRLQLEQEMSKAGLSEAEQEQMRKMLNQKESNYNRLRRAKMDKSMFVKIKTLGIGAFGEVCLTRKVDTGALYAMKTLRKKDVLNRNQVAHVKAERDILAEADNEWVVRLYYSFQDRDSLYFVMDYIPGGDMMSLLIRMGVFPEPLARFYVAELTLAIESVHKMGFIHRDIKPDNILIDRDGHIKLTDFGLCTGFRWTHNSKYYQKGSHVRQDSMEPSDFWDDVSNCRCGDRLMTLEQRANRQHQRCLAHSLVGTPNYIAPEVLLRKGYTQLCDWWSVGVILFEMLVGQPPFLASTPTETQIKVINWESTLQVPAQVKLSPESVDIIARLCCSAEERLGANGAGEIKAHPFFTEMDFSSNLRQQPAPYRPKIAHPMDTSNFDPVEEEGGPGAWSDSGDSTRALDMLCSPHGKHPEHAFYEFTFRRFFDDNGCPFRYPKPPEATEMPPGICMGPEEEDEEQQQQQQQQEEEEEEEEEDDIEEEDEEEGEQGEGCEPVYV